ACCCGTTTTTGGACCAGCGCATTTCGAAAACGATCGATCGACGGCCCCGTTGCTGTTGGACAACTTGGCATCGATGGCGACCATGTTGCCGATCACAAACACCATGGCGGGATCGACAAATCGATCCTGTGCTATGCCGGACAACACTACCAAGCGTGGCAAGCCGAGTATCCACACCTACAATTCGGTGGCGGCGGCTTTGGCGAAAACCTAACACTCGCAGGCATCAGTGAATCCGATGCCTGTATCGGCGACCATTGGAAAGTCGGCAACTGCGAATTTCAAATCAGCCAACCTCGACAACCTTGCTGGAAAATCTCGCGTCGCTTTCAAGACAAAACCATGACCAAAGCCGTCGCTCAGTCAGGACGCACCGGCTGGTACCTGCGTGTGCTGGCCGAAGGGGAGCTGAACATCGGAGACGAAATCGAAGTCATCCACCGCCCCAACCCCTCTTGGAGTATCGCCCGAGCCAATGATGTTTTGTTCGGACGCGAAGTCGACCGCCTAGCCGTCATCGCACTGATGAATCTGCAAGAGCTCTCATCGGAATGGAAGGATTCACTCGCCTAGTGACTGAGCTGTTTCATAAGCCCTGATCCATAAGCCCTGATCCATCAGCTCTGATCCATCAGCTCTGATCCATAAGCTCTGAACGTCACTGCAATGGGTCCGCTATATCAACCTGCTTGGTTTTCAGGTTCGATCACTCATCAAGTCGACTTCGCAAAACCAGCGTGAATGAGCGCTGCCTTCACGGAGCGAAAAGCGATAATAGAAAGTCAACAGGTTGCTCCCCATTCGCGTCGGCAACTTTGTTTTCGTAGAATCACTGCACTCTCGATTCGCCATTCGGAAACAAATTGATGCCACGACTATCGGACGACCAAATTATCAATGCTCTTCGCCTTTATCGCGAAGTTCTTGATGAAACGAAACGGTTCTATCTCGAATCCGCAGACTTAGTTCGTGGCTCCTATGCTTGGCTTGGCGAAAACCAAGACGAAGCGAATTCCTTTGCGGACCAGATGGATGACCTTCACCAAGGCTTCTTGATGAAAGTGTTTGCCGCGGTCGTTCCAGTTGCCGATGCGAAGAACATCGAACAGCGGCAGATGGGCCGAGTCCTGCTCGAACATTTGTGGGGCAAATCCGTCTTGGGTAGCCAATTGCACGAAGCGGTCGACTGGTTGATCAATGCCGCCAACGACTTTCAATGGGCCGAGCTTGTGCGTCCGTTTGCGGAACTACCTGACCTTCGTGATCATTGGGGTGAACTCGAAACACTGGCGATGCGGATGGCCAATCTGCTGACCAGTGTCGACGGAAATGTCTGTGTGGCCGACAACGCGAACATCGAAGAGATGAAACGCCAGTTCGATGAAGCCCGTGGCCGAGCCCCTGAAAAGCTAACAGCGCAGCGTGATACCGATAACGCACGCGAAGCGATTCACTGGTTGCGTGACGAAGCCAAACGCCTGCGTGGTGAAGTCGGCCCAACCGCCGGCGAAAAACCAACCCCGATGGCAAGCCCGCCTAAAAGTGAACCAGCGGGAAAGACGCGTGTTGCCAGCACACCCGAAGCAACGACAGACGATCGAACACCGGAAGAACGACTGGCCGAAGCCAGGGAGAAACTCGATCGACTAATCGGGCTTGAAAACATTAAAGACCAGATCGAAACGCTGACCAACTTTCTGGCCATGGAACGCAAGCGTCGCGAGCTTGACTTGCCGACATCACGTCCCAGCCTACATATGGCCTTTGTCGGCAATCCGGGTACCGGCAAAACCACCGTCGCTCGAATCATTGCCGAAATCTATGGTGCACTTGGCATCCTTGAAAAAGGACATCTCGTCGAAACCGACCGAAGCGGTTTGGTCGCCGAATTCGCAGGCCAAACGGGACCGAAGACCAATACGAAAATCGATGAAGCGCTCGACGGAGTTCTCTTTATCGACGAAGCGTACACCTTGATCGATGACAGCGGCCAAGACCAATACGGACGCGAAGCCGTTCAAACGTTGCTCAAGCGAATGGAAGACCAACGCGATCGTTTGGTTGTCATCCTCGCTGGCTACCCCAACGAAATGAACGCGATGATTCGTAGCAACCCTGGTTTAAGTAGCCGCGTCGGAACGACGATGCACTTTGCCGACTACGCACCGGAAGCTCTGTGCAGGATTTTCGAATTGCTTGCCGGTAAAGCCAAATACGAACTGCCAACCCAATCGCGGCGCAGACTGCTTCGCGGATTCACATACCTGTTTGCCAAACGCGACCGTCACTTTGGAAACGGGCGAACCGCTCGCAACAGTTTCGAACGCAGCGTTCGAAGACTTGCCAATCGCCTCGCACCGCTTCAAGAAGTCACGCGAGAACTGCTTACGACGTTGCAAGCCGAAGACATCGAAGTCGCCGGTGTCGAACAAGCTCACCTGAAAGCGATGGCAGACAAGCCGGGTAAAATTCGTGTCGAATGCAAAGGCGTCGCACAAGTCATCGATGACGCACTACTTGGAACCGAAGTCAACTGCCAGGAATGTGGTGAAACTTTCTTGGCCGACTGGGGTGAACCGGTCATCGAATTGGAAACGGAAACCGGCAGTAATTCATAAGACAATGATTCATCAAAAAGCAGCCGCGTTAAGCAGCCGACTATTCGCCTGCAGCGGACATTGCACCAGGCGTCGCCGGTTGTCGAAATAGATAGACCAGCCCACCGATCGAAAGTACAAAGACACAAACGCTGACCCACTGCGATATCGTGAGCGTTGTGTCGAATTGGCCCAGTTCATCGGTTCGAACGATTTCCAAGATAAATCGAACGATCGCATACGAAGCAAACCCAACCAGCATCAGGACACCAGGTTTGCTGATGAATCGTGACAGGATGCACAACAGGATACAAAGCGTTAACCCGGTGGCGCTACTGATCAGCTGAGCGGCCCGTACGGGCAATGATCGCGTTGGCAATTGATCGGGCGGCAGTTCATAGGTTTTCCCATCGATAACCATCACCCAACCAGGCACGACTTCCTCTTCAGGGATGGTTAGGTCCGCATCTTCTTTGGCGGGATAATCGAACTGACCATATTCAAATTTCTGACCGCTTTCGATTCCCAAATCGTCGGCGATCCCTCCGGTCACAACTTCACCAATGCGACCTGTCTGTGGATCGATCTGCATCCCCAGCAATTCGCCGCTACGAAGCTGTTCTTGATAGACCTTATTGAGCGGAGGAAAACGGATCGATGCCCAATCAGGCTCACAGCGTCCGCCATAGCAACAGCCATTCATCAGACAGCCCATCCGCCCAAAGAACAGTCCGATGAACAAGCATGGGATGATGGCGTCTCCGAATCGCAACAAGGGCAAACGATGACGGATATTGAATGCCAAGAAAGCCAGGAAACCACCGATGAACGATCCGTAAACGACGAGGCCGCCTTCGGTAAAGGCAATCACATTGCGAATCGTTTCGCCAATTGAGTCACCAATAAAGCTATCGCGGTATTGAATCACGAAGAACAGCCGAGCACCTGCGATCCCACCAATGAATACCCACGGCGCGAGCGAATACACCAAGTCCGGATTCAGGCCAGCCCGTCGAACGCGCACCGCGGCCAAAGAAATCGCGGCAATCAATGCGATCACCAGGAAAAATCCATAACCGCGTATCGGCAAACCGACGGGTTCGCCGACCGTGTTTCGGATCTCAATCGTTGGCAACAAACCGACAGCAATGCCAGCGACGATGCCCCAAAAGAGGCCTTCACCCAGCAGCACCTCGATAGGTGAGGCTGGTGGCTGCCGCTTTTCCGAGGCGTTTGACTTTCGGAAGACGGACAACTGATATCCCGACCATGCCAAGCGAGCGGCGAATGCAATCAAGACGATGATCAGTGCCCATCCCAGACCAAATACTGGCAACGGTCCCAATTCGTGAGGAATCAGAAATAGCGTGCGTTGCATGGATGCATTCGGAATAAAGGAGGAATTCTGCTGGCGGGCGTCAATCAAGTCTAATGGCAGGGCATCAGCACAATCACAATTTTGCCAATCGACGGGATTTCTGTGCCAAAACCAACGCGTTTTGCCCCCCGAACGTGATTGATCTGGACCGCCAATGGTCTCCTTTTCTACGCTGGAGCCTATCGATACGTCTAGGTCTAGTTGTCGTCCCCACCCGCGAAGTCGGAAAGCATGGATCGCAAACCCGCCCCGCCGAAAGTTCGTTGGATCGCCCTCTACATCGCCCAGTTCCTTGCATTGATCATGGGCGCACAAGCTTCGCGAACGGTCGAGGCTGTTGAAGCGAAGCTTGAATCGGACGCCGCAGCCGACCTTGCAGGTTCTCCAGAATTCCAGGTCACAGTCGAAATCGTCGAACTGGTTGATGGAAAATCTTATCCGATCGATCGCCACCTGATCATTTTCAAGAACGATCAAGCCTACGACTTTTCACTTGTTCAACCGATGGACGTCACCGTCATCGATTGGAAAGCCGAACAGATGGTGGTCCTATCACGCCAGAAAAGTTTGCAAAGCTCGCTTCCGATCGCAAACGTTCAGCAATCCGCCGCACAAGTGCGTGTCTACGCTAAAAAGAACGACCTGGAGTCACACTTGGGAATCGATGCGGTTGCCAAACGCTCCGCTGACGGAACCATCGAATTGTCATTTGATGATTACCACTATGCGGCGACAGGCAATACCGTCCAGTCGCCATCGCTGGCAGCACGGTTCGCCCAGTTCACCCTCGCAACCGCTCGCTTGAACTTGGCCCGCCATCGCGGCGCACCGCCATTTGCACGAATGTCATTGGCGAAAGAACTGGCGGCTAAAGGCGAACTGCCCCAAACCGTCCAACTGCAAATTGAATCCGACGGCAAGACGCGAACTTTGGTATCGCACTACACCGTCAAAGAAAAGCTAAGCCCTGAAGCCGAAGACCGCGTCCGTAAAGTCACCGAGATGATGACTCTGTATCGCGACGTGCCGATGGCCGACATGCCTTAGCATCGATCGACGAATCGCATCAACCGATGTAGGGCTGCAGTCATTGTACGAATGACAGCGTTGGCGACCCTTATTGACCAGCTTCCCCTGGGACTGCTTTCTCGGATCGAGCGAACCAAACTTCCTGGTATTCTGCGATGATTTGGCCTCGCCAATCATCACGTGTCACGGCAAGGCGATTGTCGATCACATTGGTGACACTTTTAACAAATGGCTCTGCCGCGTTTCCCAAGATAACAGAATCGGCATCACTGCTAACGGGATCACTGCTAACTGGCTTGCTGGTTCCCGTCTCATCATCACTGTATTCGTGATAGTTGAATGGCTGATTGGTGACATCCATCGAATCGTTCGGGTTAAAGCCGATCTTCGACAACTCATCAAGCGTCTTGGGGAACCGGCCCTGATTCAATTCAAATTTCCGGATGCCGATTGCGGTTTTCAAGAATCGATTCAGATTCGCATCCATCGCGACCCAAGTCGACACGCTGCGGTTCGCGATTCGTGAATTGGATCGATAGAACGGTATTTGAAGCGAAGTGTCCAACCCTTCGTTGAGCCGACGAAGGTACCGGTCGTTAAGCTCGATCCGGCTTTTAATCCCGCTGATCGTCGCCTGGTTAGGCGAGTCCATCACAGCCAGTTCATAGTCAAGTGTTGCCAGCCGAACCGATGCGGCGATTGGAAACGGAGAATCCGGATATCGCCCCACATAGTACGAATTCGATTTGCCTTGATACCAAAGAATGTGATCGTACAACTCGAAGTGTTTTGGCGGCACCAAGCCAGCTTGAGTGACATTTTCCCGAAGCACTCCGTTGAATGAATCTTCGATGGACTCAATCTGTTCAAGACTCCAATCGCTACCCGATATCGCGTAGATAAGCCTCTGCTTCAGGGCGTGCGTACGACCACCCACGTGCTCTCGCAGAGCATACCCAAGCGTCTTGATCGCCTGGTCATACTGCTTGTGTTCAAGTTCATAATTGAACTTTGAGTTGAAGAACGCACCAGTCGAAAAGATATTCTCGGGGTGATTCGGAAAATCCAAACGTTCCAGTAGCGGCTCGGCACGCTGGAAGATTTCTTCGTAGTAGCTGTCCATTTCAAACTCAACGCCCGCTGTCGTAGCATCTTTCACGAGTGAGTCGATGTATTCGAGTTCGTAGCTAAGCGTTCTCAACGCGATTTCGGTCTGATGCCGATCAATCGACGGTTCCTTGAACTCCGCTTGTTTTGTTTGCGGATAAGTTGCCAGCAGCTTGCGTTTCGCGGTTTCCCCAAGTGGGTCTTCCAAAACTTCGGCAGGAAATAGGTTCGCAAGCTTTGCATCGATCGCGGCATCGTTTCGTGACCACTTGAACGCCGCTGTCGCGACAAAGGCCACCAATAAAATCACGGGTGTGATCACAATAGCCAAATACGTCCGGTCTCGGTCATTCGTCAAAAGCATTGTATTCATGGCTTACTCCTGTCCGTTTGTATTTGGTTTCGCTGGCGAATCTGCATTCAATTTTGTCGACACGACATCACCGGTTAAAAGCGCCCGTGGGTCTTGGTATTCCCAATCCAGTCCCCATAGACGCGAGGGTGCAAAATTCCCATAGCTGTTGAGGTCTAGCAGGCGAATCGCAGGAGTGGACCGAACCGAGGGGCTGTAGTTGCTCGCCTCGAAAGCAATCGTTGAATCGACAAGTTGGTGAAGTTTTCGAAGCCACTGAATGTCATTGCTGCGTCGCTTAGAAGCTTCGATACCGTCCAGTAGCGTCAAGACAACTGCTTGCTCTCGTCGAGGCTGACTCCAGTTGACCAAAGCCGCATACTTTTCTTCGTAGAAGCCAGTCCTGAAGGGTTGCTGATAGTTATCCGGATCCCAGACTGATCTTCCCCAAGCGAGCAAAACAGATCGTCGGCGGGCCTCCGCTCGGCTCTCCGGTGTGCCGATTGACGCGACAACCGCTTGCACAGCATCCGCGTTTTGTTGTTCACGAATCGCTTCGGAAGCCAAGACATCCAACAGCATGACTTCCAACCGATCCGCCCATTCTTGGCTAGTCATGAAACTGCTAGCTCGCATTGACTTCAGTAGCTTCGCCGAAGATTCCAACCAAACTGCAAACTCCGACCAAGTGCTGGGATCAGCTTCCCAAGTTTGACGGCTTAGAGTGAATAGACCGTACCACCTTTCGAAATTTCCATTGGTGAACCCTGCCCGCATCTGCTCACCGGGCTGGACATTCAATGGCTCGACAATCTTTTCAGGGCGATACTCGAATGATTCGGCTTGCTTGATCAAACTCTCGGCGCTAACCATCAGATGCTGTTCCAAGTAATCACGGTTGAAATCAATATCCAGGTAAACCTCTGGCGCTTCGCTCATCTCCACTAAACGGGCTTCGCTAAGCAGATCGCGATGTTGCTGCGCCGTCATGGCCGGAATCGACATGACATAGCTATAGGCAGTGAAGACTGGCAGGCCGATTATGGTTGCGATCACACCGGCCCCAACAAGGAATGTCCACGGTCGATCGCGGCCGTCCATGTATCGATTCATCATCCCAAAGCTTGCGACCATCGGTGCAACGAGACACACCAGCATCCCCCAAACCGGAAAACCTCCGCTGACAAACATCGAACAGACCCACCCCACCGCAGCCCAAGCCAAAATGGGAGCGATGATGACGGACAGGATCAAGGTCCGGAAAATTTGACTGATCCACTGCGAGACGGAATACGCCATCGCGGTAAAGAACAACATCGTTACCAACGAGGGTGATCCATTGGCACCGTCCCATCCCCAATGCTGCACCTTCATGTTCCAGAACGCATAGATCAGCAACACCGTCGACAGAATCGCGATGGGGATTCCGTGTAGCGCGATATAAGCTCGCTGCCAGGAAACGCCGCGGTCGGCCAGAAAACGCAAACGCTCTGATGACCCATCGTGCTTAAAGACACAGACGCCCAGCCAAGAAACCGCAACGGCAGCAATCAAAATCAA
This is a stretch of genomic DNA from Stieleria sp. JC731. It encodes these proteins:
- a CDS encoding prolipoprotein diacylglyceryl transferase, with protein sequence MQRTLFLIPHELGPLPVFGLGWALIIVLIAFAARLAWSGYQLSVFRKSNASEKRQPPASPIEVLLGEGLFWGIVAGIAVGLLPTIEIRNTVGEPVGLPIRGYGFFLVIALIAAISLAAVRVRRAGLNPDLVYSLAPWVFIGGIAGARLFFVIQYRDSFIGDSIGETIRNVIAFTEGGLVVYGSFIGGFLAFLAFNIRHRLPLLRFGDAIIPCLFIGLFFGRMGCLMNGCCYGGRCEPDWASIRFPPLNKVYQEQLRSGELLGMQIDPQTGRIGEVVTGGIADDLGIESGQKFEYGQFDYPAKEDADLTIPEEEVVPGWVMVIDGKTYELPPDQLPTRSLPVRAAQLISSATGLTLCILLCILSRFISKPGVLMLVGFASYAIVRFILEIVRTDELGQFDTTLTISQWVSVCVFVLSIGGLVYLFRQPATPGAMSAAGE
- a CDS encoding MOSC domain-containing protein, yielding MMPAIESIQIGSVVSEGDPEAKDVTTRFWTSAFRKRSIDGPVAVGQLGIDGDHVADHKHHGGIDKSILCYAGQHYQAWQAEYPHLQFGGGGFGENLTLAGISESDACIGDHWKVGNCEFQISQPRQPCWKISRRFQDKTMTKAVAQSGRTGWYLRVLAEGELNIGDEIEVIHRPNPSWSIARANDVLFGREVDRLAVIALMNLQELSSEWKDSLA
- a CDS encoding AAA family ATPase, coding for MPRLSDDQIINALRLYREVLDETKRFYLESADLVRGSYAWLGENQDEANSFADQMDDLHQGFLMKVFAAVVPVADAKNIEQRQMGRVLLEHLWGKSVLGSQLHEAVDWLINAANDFQWAELVRPFAELPDLRDHWGELETLAMRMANLLTSVDGNVCVADNANIEEMKRQFDEARGRAPEKLTAQRDTDNAREAIHWLRDEAKRLRGEVGPTAGEKPTPMASPPKSEPAGKTRVASTPEATTDDRTPEERLAEAREKLDRLIGLENIKDQIETLTNFLAMERKRRELDLPTSRPSLHMAFVGNPGTGKTTVARIIAEIYGALGILEKGHLVETDRSGLVAEFAGQTGPKTNTKIDEALDGVLFIDEAYTLIDDSGQDQYGREAVQTLLKRMEDQRDRLVVILAGYPNEMNAMIRSNPGLSSRVGTTMHFADYAPEALCRIFELLAGKAKYELPTQSRRRLLRGFTYLFAKRDRHFGNGRTARNSFERSVRRLANRLAPLQEVTRELLTTLQAEDIEVAGVEQAHLKAMADKPGKIRVECKGVAQVIDDALLGTEVNCQECGETFLADWGEPVIELETETGSNS